A genomic region of Gemmata massiliana contains the following coding sequences:
- a CDS encoding ArsR/SmtB family transcription factor: protein MPKPSKESSAQTEWFVAFGEPTRLALIRTLAAGEKTVTQLATEVGTEMVNVSHHLKIMKDAGVVTFVKDGRFMIYSLAGATVTGTTLELSHPSEVKVSLPLE, encoded by the coding sequence ATGCCGAAGCCTTCCAAAGAATCGAGCGCGCAAACCGAGTGGTTCGTGGCATTCGGCGAGCCCACGCGCCTGGCCCTGATTCGCACGCTGGCGGCCGGTGAGAAGACCGTGACCCAACTCGCGACCGAGGTCGGCACCGAGATGGTGAACGTCTCGCACCACCTCAAGATCATGAAGGACGCGGGGGTGGTGACCTTCGTGAAGGACGGGCGGTTCATGATCTACAGTTTGGCCGGGGCCACGGTCACCGGAACCACGCTCGAACTGTCGCACCCGTCCGAGGTGAAGGTGTCCCTGCCCCTGGAATGA